The genomic segment GGACTAGGCCATGtcactgactcatttggaaaagcaACATGTGAGGATGCCCACCcacaaaatatctttttccatttggCATTGGCGGGGTGTGAAGAAGCACACGGGAGGGCAGACTTCACCATTCACCTTCCGTGCCCATCCCTTCATCCTTCCGATGCCCACTAACCAGGTGGGGCTCGGCAGTGGGGGTTGAACCAAAAGACTTGCACACACCAGTGCGTTGCTGTTATGTATTCAGTCTCCTATGTTCTCGAATAACATGGGCCATGGGAAGGGGGAGAGAAACACTGGAAGAGCTGCCTGGCTGGATACATGACTTCTATAAGTCCTAGGTTCCTACACTTTACAAGATCATCTTCCTACAGGAAAACCGGCTCCCACAAGGATAACAGGGGTTACAGGGGTCACAGGGGTTACAGGGGTTACAGGGGCCGCAGGGGTTACAGGGGTTACAGGGGCTACAGGGGCTGCAGGGGCTACAGGGGCTACAGGGGCTACAGGGGTTACAGGGAGACGTGCAAGGGTAGCAGGGAGACTCGATCTTGACGCAGCTGCCGAGCCCGTAGGAGTATGTCACGTCCTTCTCGTCCACGCACGGGGGCAAGCTGAACTCTTTGCAGATGTTCATGTAGCTGTATTTTTTCGACCCCAGGCAGTCGTATCTGTTCTCGCGCTCGGCCGACACACACACCTTTCCGTCCTTCACGCGAACCTTGACTTGATCCGGTTCGAAGCCGCACACGTTCACCGATCCTAAAATGTTACTACTACAGCAAGAGGAGGCCAGAATTCTATTTGTCGTTCTTCTCAGTCTGGAGGTTAGGAAAAGGAACGGGTGGGAGGGAGAAGCTCAGACCGCGGaactcagacacaactggacaAGCAACATCTTaacctctattaaaaaaaaaccagcagaAGTAAATACCAGTCACTGTGAGGAGTCAAACTTTACAGAAGTGTGTGAAGTGAAAAATGAGAGTCCTTGGAAACCACACCCTCCCACAGGTAAACCCCTGTTAACTATCAGTGAGTGGTCTTCCAGATCTTTCTctggaagtttatttttttgtttaattctttttctttccaggtTTATTGAGAGATAATTGACATAGAGCattgtaaatttaaggtgtacagcataatgatttgacttaaatACATCGTGAAATGATTATCTCAGTAAGTTTAGTGATTATCTATCACTTCATATAGATACCGAATTAAACAGAAAGatctttttccttgtgatgagaacactTAGGATTTAGTCTCTTAACTTTCATATACAACCTACAGCACTGTTAATTAATCGTATTGTATATTACATGCCTAGTATTATTTACCTTATaattgaaagtttgtacctttcgaCCACCTTTATCCAATCCtccccctttcccacccctctagtaactatctgatctctttttctgtctgtctggTTGGTTTGTTAGTTGGGTTTTTctaaagtataattgacctacaacattCCTAgtgcacaacatagtgatttgatacttTGTCCATTACAAAATGATCAGCACTTTCTCTTGCATTTAAATTTCAACTCCTCCTCTTTTTAGTTATGGAAACATGGGCAGGCTCCTTaacctctctttgcctcagtttcctcatctgtatatcTGGGATGATACCAGTAACCCATTTCTAGGCGTTTCATGAGACAGATTAGCTGATGAACGTAAAGGATCTATACTAGTGCTCCGAGCACGGTTAG from the Cervus canadensis isolate Bull #8, Minnesota chromosome 12, ASM1932006v1, whole genome shotgun sequence genome contains:
- the ODF1 gene encoding outer dense fiber protein 1, coding for MAALSCLLDSVRRDIKKVDRELRQLRCIDELSARCLCDLYMHPYCCCDLHPYPYCLCYSKRARSCGLCDLYPCCLCDVKLYCLRPSLRSLERKAIRAIEDEKRELAKLRRTTNRILASSCCSSNILGSVNVCGFEPDQVKVRVKDGKVCVSAERENRYDCLGSKKYSYMNICKEFSLPPCVDEKDVTYSYGLGSCVKIESPCYPCTSPCNPCSPCSPCSPCSPCSPCNPCNPCGPCNPCNPCDPCNPCYPCGSRFSCRKMIL